The sequence GTTCtgcaagcaaaaaaaaaacattattttttgactcatgctctttgaaaatactacaataaattataaattcatGATTGAAGCGTTTTGCTTCGCAACACCGTTGGTGGAGTAAtttttcctttgaatttcctcaaagctcttctgaatttttaaaggatgttatttcaatttaagtttccagagttttcttctgaattcttaagagaagttcttctgaattttcaaaataaatgcttttaattcaaaatttccaaaaatgttttgaatcttcatagcaaattattccaagaaAACTCTAAGCCTCCTGAATTTCATAGGAAAATTCtcttgaatttccaaaggttttatttttattttttccttgtGATTGTTCCTTCCATGTTGTTCATAATGATTGGTTTTATTTGTGACTTGTTGGGACTGCGACATTACCTGTTGTTTTTATAGGGAAGGGGAGGGGTGATGTAGCGTCGTGGTCCATtcagattttgatttgtttcttttattttgaaacGCATACATTAATTTAAACTTACCACTAGTAATGTGCAATACTTTTGCCACCTTCTTCATGGTAGAGTCCAGTTTCGATTCGGTTTGCTCTAGTTCGTTGCCAAACTCGTCCAACATactgaaaaatgagaaaattttgaattcatAATTTCCAAACCTCCACCCAGGCCAGAAGCCGCTCGTCTACTCACACTGCCTGTTCGTCCAGCTCGACGCCGATCTGGCGCGAAACCGTTTTGAGCGTGCCAATCGAGTCGCTAATCACGTCCAGCTGTTCGTCCTGGGAGGCCATTATCCGCTGCTGGGTGGTCAACGTATCTTCAATGAACCGGTTCGATCCACTGTCGAgcaccgacgacgacgatggagCGTAGTGCGTCGGACTGTCGTCCAGGTTGTTCTCCAGCTTGGAGTACTTGGCTCCACTGTGTCGTGATGCCGCCATTGCTGCCCCAGCTGAGCTGATCAGATTCTTTCCGGTTCCCGCTAGGTTAAGATTGTTGTTGTTCAAGTTGTTCAGGTGTGTGCCGCCCGCGTTGACGCCGTTTCCGATAATACAGTTGTTGTTGATGAAATTCTTGCTCACTTGATTTTGGGGCGACCCGTTGTCACAGCTGTCCAGCAGGGGTTGCCTTGCGGTGATGTCTCTATCCCGGTTACGGTTAATGCTCATGCGATCTTTCATAGATTTGACCTCATCGCGGGTTGTATCGATGAAGTTTCGTCGACTGGAAAGCTCTTTGTTGTCGATCTTAAACTTGCTAGGATTTTTCTCTACAATACGTAAAAAAACGGgctaaggaaaattattttgatcaaACTAAGACGAGTCACGTTTTAGAActaaaattcattaatttcagGCATCATACACAAACATAACTCGCACGCACTGGCAAATGCACATTATTCGAAAACAATGGGTAGAAGCTATTTTTGAAAAGGATATTGATAGTGTCCTCGAGGTCCTCTAGGTCCCATTCGATGCTACGTAAGGAATTTTTCAATTCGGTAGTTGTCCAATCAGCCTCCGCAGTCGTGCCACCGGATAGGGCATCGTTCAGCTCACGCCACCGAAGGTATAGTCCACGAGTCTTGTTAAGTGCCTTAAATACTTCGCTGCAATATAATATGAAGAACaaagatgtttaatttgtaTTTTCTATTACAATAATAATGATGCCTATTCCGATAAATCCATATTTGCTAACTAACCTGGCAGACAATGTTCTGCTTAGTAGGCAtagtgatgaacttttttttaaaaataaaacctatttaaaaaatcacttgCATAGTAGGCAAGAATGCACGTTGTGAATTGTGTTTTGAAGATGCCTTCGTGGATGATCCGGGCATTACAGCCCACATGTCTTTTCTCAAGGGTAGGGACTTACATTACTTCATTTAATCATTTCTTCCACCAAGGGCCTCCTCAGTTTAATAACTAAGGCATTAAACCCTTTCAGGGCGCCTTTTTTACGGAGATTTAACGTTAAAAATTGGGGTTTTTCACTGCATCCGGCCAAAACCAgtttaaatttgactgaaaaagcgttgtaatttttttttcggatttcctAGGCCgttcaaactgttctggagtataTAACCTCAAATGCAAATATTAGGAAATAAGTCTATAAACAAATTGCCTTAAGCTGAGATATATTTCCAAAATTATCTATGCGATCATGAGACATAAattgatcgagttttgaataaacgttaACTACTTCAGGGACTCTAAAACGTCCTTAAGTTCAGAACCTGCGCTGTACCTGATCAAATTAGCCTTGAACGATGTATtcgtgcatcgttgaacatcccaTCTCTTGAGCCGATAGAATTACACTCATTACTTTTATAAGCTACAACTACGGCTTCcgattttcccgggaatcaactgcccgggaaacgggaaatggaACACTAATTTCCTGGGGTAACggacaatgaaaaaaaatatacggAATTAAAAATCGATACTTATATTTTGTcgtaaaatattatttaaaaactGTTTGTGAAATGAAACAATTTACCCGACCTCGTTGTCCTTATATGATCAAAGCGTTGTTTAAAACTCTGATGAAATTTTCCGTTAGGTTCGAAAAGTGTTTAACCCCTTCTGCAATACGTTCGCCATGTCATAAGCATCGATTGTCGAAGTATTAGCACCCGGCCTAACTTAAGAGTAAGATCTACAGTGTCCTGATTAGGGTTGCCACATTTATACCTGTATGGATgggatttgattattttttaatctGGCAAGAGTGCGCCTTTAAGAATGGTAGCCATACAACCTTTGTTGGACTAACCACATTGCTCAGCCACACTAATCAAAAGTACTGAATAATTATTTCTGGATATGGCTAGATCTGATTCTTTCCTATTATTGATAGTGTTCAAATATAGTCTAAAAAAGAAACCTAAAATCTGTTTACTTTAACACTCTAATGTGCCCAGAACTGAATGCAAACTCTTCATGATTTGGGAAAGCTTcttaaatattcaaatgaattagttttgcaaaataaaaaaaagtattcagGATATTCAGGATGTTCTACCTTTGCGagcttaagaaatatctggaaaaacagacagataagtaaacgcaccaaaatatgaattttcaactctaacgtgaaatctgtgctgttattgttatacgctagcgaaacatggtgtgtatcagagGAGAACAATCAATGGCTGCCGGTGTTCACCggtgcctgcggtatataattcgggcctggtggcctcacaactggatctcaaaagACGAGCTCCATgttcgttgtcaccagaggccgatagcaacagataTTCGGGATCGGGAGTGagcacactctacgtagggccgaaacgaaatctgtaaacaagcattaggcTGGAAACCAGCggaacatcgcagcagaggcagacccagaggctcatggcggcggagcctcaatgaagaaataaaagaagtcgaccgaaatctaacctgacaacaggttaaagcggtagttggacaacgctcaggatggagatctttcaagtcggccatttgcaccaccggaggtgtacaggatccataagtaagtaagtgaatatgagtctgttcgtGAATTGAATCAAAATGGGGTGTCTAAGAAAAATCCCTCTGAAAATGAAAAGCCATGCCTACCAAAGCCGCCACTGCTCAATTAAAATTGGTAGCTCTATAGAAATAAGTAAATGTGTTCTTGTAATCGAAAAGTTTCATTACAGACGCTagtattttttatttgattatgcAACGTCCACTGGCCCTTGAACTTACTAAATGAACGAGAGATTGAAAAACCCTACTCGATCCACCTCTCTTCAACATGCATCATAATAATATGGGGTGTAAGCTATCTCGAAAGCGATTTATGCTCTTGAAATAAAGTGTTTAAAGGACCATGTTATTCATCAGCCACCATCATTTTTgaagaagttaaaaaaaataaaaaaataatttagtttgttaatttcagaacatgtgatctactcgatcaaccaagtcttgaacgatgtatccgtgcattgagccgataggatttcTTTAATTACTTTTACTGAGCTCAGGTCTTTCTGCTCAGTCCAAAGATATTAAATGGTGCATGTGAAGCAgggacgatccctccccaggccatctgcgagttatggcgcctgcctaggatgtggtggggtttgacagtgggctctgttaaacctctataaaaagctgcatgtatccgcaagtagtctctgccaaagcgaccgtgtgccgctcaaagcgcagaagcccaagtcctggtgttagttGGGACGCTAatcagccctgacacgacggccctccgacgagactggaagtttgcgcaggcccaataagccgcctttaaaaacaaccattacgaacgacatagaagataatacgactcgatacaatcggcaacgacctaggcgacgaataaaggatcacgattagaacacggaactgcaagtcgctaggcttcgcaggttgcgacaggataatctacgatgaattacatccccgctaCTTCGACgttgtagcgctgcaggaaatctgctggataggacagaaagtgtggaaaagcaggcatcgagcggctaccttctaccaaagctgtggcactataagggtgtacggaatcaaattacATCGCTTCCAAAAGTTGATAACATTTCGCCTCCTTGGCTGAtttaaacgaaattttgtggaagacggcttcagcatgtgttattCACACTGCGTGAATTTCATTATGAAATTTCCAGTATGTAGTTTCGAAAAAACAGTCGAAGGAACAGGATGTGTGCAAATAAATCTTGCGCATTCACCTCCATATTCCACATCTTATAAAAAGATGTTAGTAATCCAATTTTGTGCCTTTGACCCCAACATCACCAGAATTGCGGCCGATCGAAAGATACTGGTCTGGAATGAAAACACGAGCTTCGGAAGCCTCAGAAATTGTTCATTACGGAACATAAAGTGTTGATTTGGCCTTTCGCGTCAACATTTCGTATTGGTTTCTAACTCCAACGTCAACATTTTCGATCATCCGACTATTACAGGTaaactttccaaaaaactttCTGTTTTGTCGCTTTTATAGTAAAaaaccaaaatcagaaaaatcagaaaagcgCTGAAATTCGATTTTGGACTTATATTTGTCATATTTTGGGAGAGCCTCAATCTCATTGTTCAGGCCGGTTCATACTGCAGCACTGTTTTGATTTTTGTAATAGTTGGAGGcgttaaaaaatatgggttattTGGTAaagttgaatttttttaaattaaacaatcgactgagacaataaaattagttaattttTTTAGTTGGGATGGATTGCAAGATGAAAAATGTTAGTTAAGGACATGTACAAAATCTTATGGGTTCATTTAAGGAAAAAGCTTCAGCATTTGGATGTATTTAAGAATTAAAGTGAAACAGTTATACGTAGTCAAAGCTTACATATTGTATTTCggtctctgaaaatttcattaCAATTGGTTGATAGACTAGTTGTTGGCGAGTAGTtcaaagtgatgcaatttgattccgtacaccctttacgatggatgcccactgcgggacgttaaaatcgtcatcggtgacatgaacgctcaggtaggaagggaggaaatgtatagactggtcatcggaccggatagtctgcataccgtatcgaacgacaacggccaacgat comes from Armigeres subalbatus isolate Guangzhou_Male chromosome 2, GZ_Asu_2, whole genome shotgun sequence and encodes:
- the LOC134210943 gene encoding syntaxin-10 isoform X1, with amino-acid sequence MMMEDPFFVVKDEVFKALNKTRGLYLRWRELNDALSGGTTAEADWTTTELKNSLRSIEWDLEDLEDTISIVEKNPSKFKIDNKELSSRRNFIDTTRDEVKSMKDRMSINRNRDRDITARQPLLDSCDNGSPQNQVSKNFINNNCIIGNGVNAGGTHLNNLNNNNLNLAGTGKNLISSAGAAMAASRHSGAKYSKLENNLDDSPTHYAPSSSSVLDSGSNRFIEDTLTTQQRIMASQDEQLDVISDSIGTLKTVSRQIGVELDEQAVMLDEFGNELEQTESKLDSTMKKVAKVLHITSERRQWMAIVVLSVMLVVVIIIYIIL
- the LOC134210943 gene encoding syntaxin-6 isoform X2, which encodes MKDRMSINRNRDRDITARQPLLDSCDNGSPQNQVSKNFINNNCIIGNGVNAGGTHLNNLNNNNLNLAGTGKNLISSAGAAMAASRHSGAKYSKLENNLDDSPTHYAPSSSSVLDSGSNRFIEDTLTTQQRIMASQDEQLDVISDSIGTLKTVSRQIGVELDEQAVMLDEFGNELEQTESKLDSTMKKVAKVLHITSERRQWMAIVVLSVMLVVVIIIYIIL